The following are from one region of the Salmo trutta chromosome 22, fSalTru1.1, whole genome shotgun sequence genome:
- the LOC115158557 gene encoding serine/threonine-protein kinase Kist codes for MAHCSSSDPSGKIPRPDSSAVLMAGSPGSVDQAMKPVLFEIFGEIWNVQARLGQGVSASVYRVSSGRTSTAAVKEFLADAQGGDYGYHKERSVLEDIQGHKNIVTLYGVFTNHSHVGVATRCLLLELLDVSVSELLVRASTQGQVGSLQSGGAQQQGHSMWLVQHCARDILEALAFLHREGYVHADLKPRNVLWSADDECFKLIDFGLSFKEGNQDVKYIQTDGYRAPEAELQNSLAQVGLEAEGNSGCSATVDLWSLGIILLEMYSGIKLKDTVRSPEWKDNSAAIVDHIFASNSVVCPAIPVYHLRDLIKSMLHNDPKHRGTAETALLSPFFSIPFAPHIEDLVLLPSPVLRLLNLIDDSHLHNEEEYEDILEDMKEECQKYGSVVSLLIPKENPGKGQVFVEYANAGDSKEAQRLLTGRTFDRKFVVATFYPLSAYKRGYLYQTVQ; via the exons ATGGCTCACTGTAGTTCATCAGATCCAAGTGGGAAGATACCCCGTCCAGATAGCAGCGCAGTATTGATGGCAGGATCTCCCGGAAGCGTTGATCAGGCAATGAAGCCGGTGTTGTTTGAAATATTTGGAGAAATTTGGAACGTCCAGGCCCGACTCGGGCAAGGCGTCTCGGCCTCGGTATACCGGGTGAGCTCGGGAAGGACGAGTACGGCCGCCGTTAAGGAGTTCCTGGCGGACGCTCAGGGCGGAGATTACGGCTACCACAAGGAGAGGTCCGTGCTGGAAGACATCCAAGGACACAAAAACATCG TAACGCTGTATGGGGTGTTCACCAACCACAGCCATGTGGGTGTGGCCACACGCTGCCTGCTGCTAGAGCTGCTGGATGTCAGTGTGTCTGAGCTGTTGGTTAGGGCCAGTACCCAGGGCCAGGTGGGCAGCCTCCAGAGTGGTGGTGCCCAGCAGCAGGGCCACTCCATGTGGCTGGTGCAGCACTGCGCAAGAGACATCCTGGAGGCCCTGGCCTTCCTCCACCGAGAGGGCTACGTCCACGCAGACCTCAAGCCCCGCAACGTGCTCTGGAGCGCAGACGACGAGTGCTTCAAACTAATCGACTTTGGGCTCAGCTTCAAGGAGGGTAACCAG GACGTGAAGTACATCCAGACGGATGGGTACCGTGCCCCGGAGGCTGAGCTTCAGAACTCGCTGGCCCAGGTGGGGCTTGAGGCGGAGGGTAACTCTGGCTGCTCGGCGACTGTGGACCTCTGGAGCCTGGGTATCATCCTGCTGGAGATGTACTCCGGCATCAAACTCAAAGACACTGTCAGGTCACCTGAGTGGAAG GACAACAGTGCAGCGATAGTCGACCATATCTTTGCCAGTAACAGTGTGGTGTGTCCTGCTATCCCTGTCTATCACCTCAGAGACCTGATCAAGAG CATGCttcacaatgaccccaagcacagaGGCACAGCCGAGACGGCCCTGCTTAGCCCTTTCTTCAGTATACCCTTTG CTCCTCACATAGAAGACTTGGTTCTGCTGCCCTCTCCTGTTCTGCGCCTGCTCAACCTGATTGACGACAGCCACCTACACAATGAGGAGGAGTATGAAG acaTCTTGGAGGACATGAAGGAGGAGTGCCAGAAGTACGGCTCTGTAGTCTCTCTTCTCATTCCCAAGGAGAACCCAGGCAAAGGACAG GTGTTTGTAGAATATGCTAACGCAGGCGACTCCAAAGAGGCCCAGAGACTGCTGACGGGACGGACCTTTGACAGGAAGTTTGTCGTTGCCACATTCTACCCCCTGAGTGCTTACAAGAGAGGCTACTTGTACCAGACCGtgcagtga